A genomic window from Pyxidicoccus trucidator includes:
- a CDS encoding ABC transporter ATP-binding protein: protein MTSKDELAIEVKGLVKRFGDAVALDGIDLAIRRGECLGLLGPNGAGKTTTVEILEGLQRPTSGEVRVLGLSWERDAERLRQRIGLTLQETRLVEVLTVEEMVTLFASFYTRPLPVAEAIAGVRLEEKRRARISSLSGGQKQRLALALALVADPEVLFLDEPTTGLDPQSRRAVWDVVAGLKGRGCTVVLTTHYMEEAEVLCDRLVIIDHGRVIAQGTPRDMVAGLGAEQVIEFEAVPPPPLERLERLPSVVTVQQQDSRLSLRVRELHLALPALLREVESAGGVLRHLSTRRPTLDDVFLGLTGRSLREEAKAA, encoded by the coding sequence ATGACATCCAAGGACGAGCTCGCCATCGAGGTGAAGGGCCTGGTCAAGCGCTTCGGTGACGCCGTGGCCCTGGATGGCATCGACCTCGCCATCCGCCGGGGCGAGTGCCTGGGGCTGCTCGGACCCAATGGCGCCGGCAAGACGACCACCGTGGAGATTCTGGAGGGACTCCAGCGCCCCACCTCGGGCGAGGTGCGCGTGCTGGGCCTCTCCTGGGAGCGGGATGCGGAGCGCCTCCGTCAGCGCATCGGCCTGACGCTCCAGGAGACACGGCTGGTGGAGGTGCTCACCGTGGAGGAGATGGTGACGCTGTTCGCCTCCTTCTACACGCGCCCGTTGCCGGTGGCCGAGGCCATCGCCGGGGTGCGGCTGGAGGAGAAGCGCCGCGCCCGCATCTCCTCGCTGTCCGGCGGCCAGAAGCAGCGCCTGGCCCTGGCGCTGGCCCTCGTCGCGGACCCGGAGGTCCTCTTCCTCGACGAGCCCACCACCGGCCTGGACCCGCAGTCGCGCCGCGCGGTGTGGGACGTGGTGGCGGGGCTCAAGGGGCGCGGGTGCACCGTGGTGCTGACCACCCACTACATGGAAGAGGCCGAGGTGCTCTGCGACCGGCTGGTCATCATCGACCACGGGCGCGTCATCGCCCAGGGCACACCGCGCGACATGGTGGCCGGACTGGGCGCCGAGCAGGTCATCGAGTTCGAGGCCGTGCCCCCTCCACCGCTGGAGCGGCTGGAGCGGCTGCCATCGGTGGTGACAGTGCAGCAGCAGGACTCGCGCCTCAGCCTCCGCGTGCGCGAGCTGCACCTGGCGCTGCCGGCCCTGCTGCGTGAGGTGGAGTCGGCCGGCGGCGTGCTGCGGCACCTGTCCACCCGGCGCCCCACGCTGGATGACGTCTTCCTCGGGCTGACGGGCCGCTCGCTCCGAGAGGAGGCGAAGGCCGCATGA
- a CDS encoding lysophospholipid acyltransferase family protein: MSQSDSLEARVERLELPFNEYGVDPYGISKRHLKQALQVFAALYRYYFRVRCFGIEHVPARGRGMLVGNHSGGVAVDGAMVLTSTLLEMDPPRLAQSMVERFLHNLPVSSLWASRTGQFTGLPEHAKRLLEDDRLLVIFPEGAKGTAKLYPQRYSLVDFGTGFVRLALQTRSPIIPFAFLGGGAAIPTVFNARALGKLMGVPYIPLTPWVLPLPLPVQLEIHYGEPLVFHGTGDEEDHVIEGYVQKVKARIAGLIERGRAQRHGRGLVGRLLP, translated from the coding sequence GTGTCCCAGAGCGACTCACTGGAAGCGCGGGTTGAACGGCTGGAGCTGCCGTTCAACGAGTACGGGGTGGACCCCTATGGCATCTCCAAGCGCCACCTGAAACAGGCGCTCCAGGTGTTTGCCGCGCTGTACCGGTACTACTTCCGGGTGCGCTGCTTCGGCATCGAGCATGTCCCCGCGCGAGGCCGGGGGATGCTGGTGGGCAACCACTCCGGCGGCGTGGCGGTGGACGGGGCCATGGTGCTGACCTCCACCCTGCTGGAGATGGACCCGCCCCGGCTGGCGCAGAGCATGGTGGAGCGCTTCCTCCACAACCTCCCCGTGTCCTCGCTGTGGGCCAGCCGCACCGGCCAGTTCACCGGCCTGCCCGAGCACGCGAAGCGGCTCCTGGAGGACGACCGGCTGCTGGTCATCTTCCCCGAGGGCGCGAAGGGGACGGCCAAGCTCTACCCCCAGCGCTACTCGCTGGTGGACTTCGGCACGGGCTTCGTGCGGCTGGCGCTGCAGACGCGCTCGCCCATCATCCCCTTCGCCTTCCTCGGAGGTGGCGCGGCCATCCCCACGGTGTTCAACGCCCGTGCGCTGGGGAAGCTGATGGGGGTGCCCTACATCCCGCTCACCCCGTGGGTGCTGCCGCTGCCGCTGCCGGTGCAGCTCGAAATCCATTACGGCGAGCCCCTCGTCTTCCATGGCACCGGGGACGAGGAGGACCATGTCATCGAGGGTTACGTGCAGAAGGTGAAGGCGCGCATCGCGGGGCTCATCGAGCGGGGCCGCGCGCAGCGTCACGGCCGTGGGCTGGTGGGGAGGTTGCTGCCATGA
- a CDS encoding SDR family oxidoreductase, producing the protein MRVLIPGISGGIARKLALRLHEAGHQVAGIDIRPWEEAREVGIEVFRGDVRKRAAEDVFRRWHPDAVVHMATVTAFTVQGAERGRINLDGTKALFDHCATHSVKQILFVGRHTFYGAAPDSPLYHSEDEPPRALEAIPELADLVAADLYAATALWRLPKVTTTILRLPYTLGAPGTGTLASFLKGSRVPLVLGYDPLFHVLQEEDVVAALQLALEKGPRGIFNVAGPPPIPLSVIVRETGRMGVPLPAPVLRLLLGRGGFPRLSVGALDHLRFPIVVDNRRFLEATGFQFQHSVADILRLYRESAPVPRS; encoded by the coding sequence ATGAGGGTGCTCATTCCGGGCATCTCCGGAGGAATCGCGCGCAAGCTGGCGCTGCGGCTGCATGAGGCGGGGCACCAGGTGGCGGGCATCGACATCCGCCCCTGGGAAGAGGCGCGCGAGGTGGGCATCGAGGTGTTCCGCGGCGACGTGCGCAAGCGCGCGGCGGAGGACGTGTTCCGGCGCTGGCATCCGGACGCGGTGGTGCACATGGCCACCGTCACGGCCTTCACGGTGCAGGGGGCGGAGCGCGGCCGCATCAACCTGGACGGCACCAAGGCGCTGTTCGACCACTGCGCGACGCACAGCGTGAAGCAGATTCTGTTCGTGGGGCGGCACACGTTCTACGGGGCGGCGCCGGACTCACCGCTGTACCACTCGGAGGACGAGCCGCCACGGGCCCTGGAGGCCATTCCCGAGCTGGCGGACCTGGTGGCCGCGGACCTGTACGCGGCGACGGCGCTGTGGCGGCTGCCGAAGGTGACGACGACGATATTGCGGCTGCCGTACACGCTGGGAGCGCCGGGCACGGGCACGCTGGCGTCCTTTCTGAAGGGGAGCCGGGTGCCGCTGGTGCTGGGGTATGACCCGCTGTTCCACGTGCTGCAGGAGGAGGACGTGGTGGCGGCGCTTCAGCTGGCGCTGGAGAAGGGGCCGAGGGGCATCTTCAACGTGGCGGGACCGCCGCCGATTCCGCTGTCGGTCATCGTCCGGGAGACGGGACGCATGGGGGTGCCGCTGCCGGCGCCGGTGCTGAGGCTGCTGCTGGGACGGGGCGGCTTCCCGCGGCTGTCGGTGGGAGCGCTGGACCACCTGCGCTTCCCCATCGTCGTGGACAACCGCCGCTTCCTGGAGGCCACGGGGTTCCAGTTCCAGCACAGCGTGGCCGACATCCTGCGCCTGTACCGCGAGTCGGCGCCGGTGCCTCGGAGCTAG
- a CDS encoding very short patch repair endonuclease — MDTLTPKQRSERMSRVRNRDTKPELRVRRLVSAMGYRYRLQYKKVPGRPDLAFPGRKKAIFVHGCFWHRHPDPTCPLARVPKSRLDFWMPKLEGNRVRDLRKLQELHALGWSALVIWECQLRDEDALRVSIREFLDAPPRPPAPTSGVPAWKNATPL; from the coding sequence ATGGACACGCTGACGCCCAAGCAACGCAGCGAACGGATGTCCCGGGTGCGCAACAGGGATACGAAGCCCGAGCTGCGCGTACGGCGCCTCGTGTCGGCGATGGGCTACCGCTACCGGCTCCAGTACAAGAAGGTGCCTGGGCGCCCCGACCTCGCCTTCCCTGGCCGCAAGAAGGCCATCTTCGTGCACGGCTGTTTCTGGCACCGGCATCCAGACCCGACGTGCCCCCTCGCGCGCGTGCCGAAGTCCCGGCTCGACTTCTGGATGCCGAAGCTGGAGGGGAACCGCGTACGGGATTTGCGCAAGCTTCAGGAACTGCACGCCCTCGGATGGTCCGCGCTCGTCATCTGGGAGTGCCAGCTGCGCGACGAGGACGCGCTTCGCGTGAGCATCCGCGAATTCCTGGATGCACCGCCGCGTCCCCCTGCCCCCACGTCAGGCGTCCCCGCTTGGAAGAATGCGACGCCCCTGTAG
- a CDS encoding DNA cytosine methyltransferase, protein MNSIELFTGAGGLALGTHQAGFRHRGLVEWNEDACDTLRKNASANAVPGIDHWRIHHADIRILPFNMFGNGDMDLVAGGAPCQPFSLGGKHRAQDDARNMFPEFVRAVRELRPRAFILENVKGLLRASFRNYFEYIKLQLTYPTLTKKHLEDWTDHLARLEKVHTRGRFPGVHYNVVSQLLNSANYGVPQQRERVFVVGFRADTGLEWNFPEPTHSEDALLWDKYISGDYWKRHGLSPRDPGKGVALSSVRMRDLEDGEPLKTKPWVTIRDALADMPAPRADRESKEFSNHRLIPGAKVYPGHTGSPIDQPSKTLKAGVHGVPGGENMIAYEDGKVRYLTVREAARVQTFPDTWHFEGAWSEAMRQLGNAVPVGLAEVVAKSVAAKLESTGGH, encoded by the coding sequence ATGAACTCCATCGAGCTGTTCACCGGCGCGGGTGGACTGGCCCTGGGTACGCACCAAGCCGGGTTCCGTCATCGCGGTCTTGTCGAGTGGAACGAGGACGCCTGCGACACGCTCCGCAAGAACGCGAGCGCCAACGCGGTTCCCGGAATCGACCACTGGCGGATTCACCACGCCGACATCCGCATCCTGCCCTTCAACATGTTCGGGAACGGGGACATGGACCTCGTGGCGGGCGGAGCGCCGTGCCAGCCCTTCAGCCTGGGCGGCAAGCACCGCGCTCAGGACGATGCTCGCAACATGTTCCCGGAGTTCGTGCGCGCGGTGCGCGAGCTGCGGCCCCGCGCCTTCATCCTGGAGAACGTGAAGGGGCTCCTGCGGGCGAGCTTTCGCAACTACTTCGAGTACATCAAGCTCCAGCTGACGTACCCCACCCTCACGAAGAAGCACCTCGAGGACTGGACCGACCACCTCGCGCGCCTGGAGAAGGTACACACGCGAGGCCGCTTCCCAGGTGTTCACTACAACGTGGTGTCTCAGTTGTTGAACTCCGCCAACTATGGCGTGCCCCAGCAGCGCGAGCGGGTCTTCGTCGTGGGCTTCCGCGCGGACACGGGCCTGGAGTGGAACTTCCCCGAGCCCACGCACAGCGAGGACGCCCTGCTGTGGGACAAGTACATCAGCGGCGACTACTGGAAGCGGCACGGGCTCAGCCCACGAGACCCTGGAAAGGGCGTGGCGCTGAGCAGCGTGCGGATGCGTGACCTGGAGGACGGCGAGCCCCTCAAGACGAAGCCCTGGGTGACGATTCGCGATGCCCTCGCGGACATGCCCGCCCCGCGCGCGGACCGCGAGTCGAAGGAGTTCAGCAACCACCGGCTCATCCCGGGAGCGAAGGTGTATCCGGGCCACACCGGAAGCCCCATTGACCAGCCCTCCAAGACGCTCAAGGCGGGTGTCCATGGCGTGCCTGGCGGCGAGAACATGATTGCCTACGAGGACGGCAAGGTGCGGTACCTCACGGTACGCGAGGCAGCACGCGTCCAGACGTTCCCGGACACGTGGCACTTCGAGGGCGCGTGGTCCGAGGCGATGCGGCAGCTCGGCAACGCGGTGCCCGTGGGCCTCGCGGAGGTGGTGGCGAAGAGCGTGGCCGCGAAGCTGGAGAGCACCGGTGGCCACTGA
- a CDS encoding Eco29kI family restriction endonuclease: MATDSGDEYNPLDYDNLTKHCVQELMLRGPDSLDFPEPFTGSGVYALFYKGSLDLYRPIRSPKAEWPIYVGKAVPPGARKGGKTSRRSKALYSRLREHHESIRTAKNLDPKAFLCRYLAVTPLWITMAERLLIEDFQPLWNVCIEGFGLHDPGKRRYEGQRSWWDVLHPGRNWAGRLPQGPRSAAKAKQRVRDFLKNHKPGSRMPALREDPSRFMQDDED; encoded by the coding sequence GTGGCCACTGACTCCGGTGACGAATACAACCCGCTCGACTACGACAATCTCACCAAGCACTGCGTCCAGGAGCTGATGCTCCGGGGGCCGGACTCGCTCGACTTCCCCGAGCCCTTCACCGGCTCCGGCGTCTACGCGCTGTTCTACAAAGGGAGCCTGGACCTCTACCGGCCCATTCGCTCTCCCAAGGCCGAATGGCCCATCTACGTGGGCAAAGCCGTTCCTCCTGGGGCGAGGAAAGGCGGGAAGACCTCGCGGCGCTCGAAGGCGCTCTATTCGCGTCTGCGGGAGCACCACGAATCCATCAGGACGGCCAAGAACCTCGACCCCAAGGCTTTCCTATGTAGATATCTGGCCGTGACCCCGCTGTGGATCACGATGGCCGAGCGGCTCCTCATCGAGGACTTCCAGCCATTGTGGAACGTCTGCATCGAGGGCTTTGGCCTGCACGACCCGGGAAAACGTCGTTACGAGGGGCAACGGAGTTGGTGGGATGTCCTTCACCCGGGGCGAAACTGGGCCGGGCGACTACCCCAAGGGCCCCGTAGCGCGGCCAAAGCGAAGCAACGGGTGCGGGACTTCTTGAAGAACCACAAGCCCGGGTCTCGTATGCCAGCGCTTCGGGAAGACCCTTCGCGCTTCATGCAAGATGACGAAGACTGA
- a CDS encoding Eco29kI family restriction endonuclease — protein sequence MDPTDLKELAKRLEEVLSGIPEDALGELPRGTQKHLDQIDSVLARIRDRLSPHSDVQEPPSFFDPADPRLFGAFAALALVGQDRKSMASFGRPKFYGSGIYAIYYMGDFEPYEPISDTEHPIYVGKTDPAKPHAKSTREQGTSLWERLTKHKSNIGLASTLRLEDFECRYLVVASGWQVAAESALIGLFKPLWNKETKVVLGFGKHGDAADTRRNTRSPWDTLHPGRKWADNEATKDRLEKHAIEERIKRHFQDSPPVPNADEILHAFLQSVSMRTK from the coding sequence GTGGACCCGACTGATCTGAAGGAACTCGCCAAACGCCTTGAAGAAGTACTGTCGGGCATTCCTGAGGATGCACTTGGGGAACTGCCTCGCGGCACCCAGAAACATCTGGACCAGATAGACAGCGTTCTTGCTCGCATTCGAGACCGACTGTCACCTCATTCCGACGTCCAAGAGCCGCCATCGTTCTTCGACCCCGCCGACCCGCGCCTTTTCGGCGCGTTCGCGGCACTGGCGCTCGTTGGACAGGATCGCAAGTCCATGGCTTCGTTCGGGAGGCCCAAGTTCTACGGCTCTGGAATCTATGCAATCTACTACATGGGGGACTTCGAGCCGTATGAGCCAATCAGCGATACAGAACACCCCATCTATGTTGGCAAAACCGATCCCGCCAAGCCGCATGCCAAGTCGACGCGTGAGCAGGGCACCAGCCTTTGGGAACGCCTGACCAAGCATAAGTCCAACATTGGCCTGGCAAGCACCCTACGGCTTGAGGACTTCGAGTGTCGCTATCTTGTGGTCGCGAGCGGATGGCAAGTTGCAGCAGAGAGTGCGCTTATAGGGTTGTTCAAACCGCTCTGGAACAAAGAGACGAAGGTTGTCCTCGGATTTGGCAAGCACGGCGACGCCGCCGACACCCGCAGGAACACAAGATCTCCCTGGGACACACTGCACCCGGGACGCAAGTGGGCTGACAATGAAGCCACCAAGGACAGACTGGAAAAGCACGCGATAGAGGAGCGCATCAAGAGACATTTCCAGGATTCGCCTCCAGTCCCTAACGCGGACGAGATTTTACATGCGTTCCTTCAAAGCGTGAGCATGCGCACGAAATAG
- a CDS encoding bifunctional 3-(3-hydroxy-phenyl)propionate/3-hydroxycinnamic acid hydroxylase, with product MAANTEEVDVIIAGGGPVGLLTANLLGLHGVRVLVLERESTPHGQPRAFSCDDEALRIYQYAGLIDALRPDLRQSRHVTFTGVGRHPIAQVRLSEVDFGFGYTPLWFFYQPLLEKALRQGLTRFEHAELRQGTEVEALEQDHAGVTVRTRDTATGVRGAVHARYLIGCDGGRSTVRGLLSIPLEGRSYEEPWIAIYGTVPEADAPTETSIVCDPHRPGFVGRGPVGQFRWEFRLRPGETPEEMVQPNSVRRLIAPYVNPEKVRVERAQLYTFHCLVAPRWREGRTFLAGDAAHMMPPFMGQGLVSGLRDAANLTWKLARVLHGQAPEALLDTYDQERRPHVQAMQDATVRLGYVFQARNTPMALLRDTLLRGLQLVPSVRRFVEGFGFKPPPSIEEGWLLGGRRSGRSAPEGSYFPQPRVRLASGEERLLDDALGSGFAVLSRKNGPATEAARDLADALDGKAITVVPAGLSSTEEGSVEDHTGKLAEWFTRHGVDVAVVRPDRFVFGAVPLARLPELRTALRATLRIDRD from the coding sequence ATGGCGGCGAACACCGAGGAAGTAGACGTCATCATCGCGGGAGGCGGCCCGGTGGGACTGCTCACCGCCAACCTGCTCGGCCTCCACGGAGTCCGGGTCCTCGTCCTTGAACGCGAGTCCACACCGCACGGCCAGCCACGGGCCTTCTCCTGCGACGACGAAGCCCTGCGCATCTACCAATACGCGGGGCTCATCGACGCGCTGAGGCCGGACCTGCGGCAGAGCCGCCACGTCACCTTCACGGGCGTCGGACGTCACCCCATCGCGCAGGTCCGCCTGAGCGAGGTGGACTTCGGCTTCGGCTACACGCCGCTCTGGTTCTTCTACCAGCCCCTCCTGGAGAAGGCGCTGCGACAGGGGCTCACCCGCTTCGAGCACGCCGAGCTACGCCAGGGCACCGAAGTCGAGGCCCTCGAACAGGACCATGCCGGAGTCACGGTGCGCACCCGCGACACGGCCACGGGCGTGCGAGGCGCCGTGCATGCCCGCTACCTCATCGGGTGCGACGGAGGCCGGAGCACGGTGCGCGGTCTCCTGAGCATCCCCCTGGAGGGACGCAGCTACGAGGAGCCGTGGATTGCCATCTACGGCACCGTGCCCGAGGCGGATGCCCCAACCGAGACCAGCATCGTCTGCGACCCGCACCGGCCCGGCTTCGTCGGACGGGGCCCCGTGGGCCAGTTCCGCTGGGAGTTCCGGCTGCGCCCCGGTGAGACACCCGAGGAGATGGTGCAGCCCAACTCGGTCCGCCGGCTCATCGCCCCCTACGTGAACCCGGAGAAGGTGCGCGTGGAGCGCGCGCAGCTCTACACCTTCCACTGCCTCGTCGCGCCACGCTGGCGGGAGGGCCGCACCTTCCTCGCGGGCGACGCGGCCCACATGATGCCGCCCTTCATGGGCCAGGGCCTCGTCTCCGGCCTGAGGGACGCCGCCAACCTCACCTGGAAGCTGGCGCGAGTCCTTCACGGACAGGCCCCGGAGGCCCTGCTGGACACCTACGACCAGGAGCGCCGCCCGCACGTGCAGGCCATGCAGGATGCCACGGTGCGCCTGGGCTACGTCTTCCAGGCGCGCAATACCCCCATGGCCCTGCTCCGGGACACCCTGCTCCGCGGCCTCCAGCTCGTCCCGAGCGTTCGCCGCTTCGTGGAGGGCTTCGGCTTCAAGCCGCCTCCCTCCATCGAAGAGGGCTGGCTGCTGGGAGGCCGCCGCTCCGGACGAAGCGCGCCGGAGGGCAGCTACTTCCCACAGCCGCGAGTGCGGCTCGCGTCCGGAGAGGAGCGACTGCTGGATGACGCGCTGGGCTCCGGGTTCGCCGTGCTGAGCCGGAAGAACGGCCCGGCCACGGAGGCGGCACGAGACCTCGCGGACGCGCTCGACGGCAAGGCCATCACCGTGGTCCCCGCGGGCCTGAGCAGCACGGAGGAAGGGAGCGTGGAGGACCACACCGGAAAGCTGGCGGAGTGGTTCACCCGGCACGGCGTGGACGTAGCGGTGGTACGCCCGGACCGCTTCGTCTTCGGAGCGGTGCCGCTGGCCCGGCTCCCCGAGCTGCGCACCGCCCTGCGCGCCACCCTGCGCATCGACCGCGACTGA
- a CDS encoding SRPBCC family protein gives MAKLIGVVVVVLIVAVVLFIRSRPDHFRIERSAQIHAPPDTVFAMINDFHQWGQWSPYEKLDPNIERRFEGPSSGPGAVYAWTGNSKAGEGRMTILESRPGELVTLKLEFFKPFAATNQATFTLVPSGTGTRVTWSMEGENSLMGKAISAFMDMDALLGKNFEEGLANLNTAVQSGTEQPAQGSAARAAPALAL, from the coding sequence ATGGCAAAGCTGATTGGAGTCGTCGTTGTCGTCCTCATCGTCGCGGTGGTCCTCTTCATCCGCTCGCGTCCGGACCACTTCCGGATCGAGCGGAGCGCCCAGATTCACGCGCCCCCGGACACCGTCTTCGCGATGATCAATGACTTTCACCAGTGGGGGCAGTGGTCGCCCTACGAGAAGCTCGATCCGAACATCGAGCGGCGCTTCGAAGGGCCTTCCTCGGGTCCGGGGGCCGTCTATGCGTGGACCGGGAACAGCAAGGCCGGGGAGGGACGCATGACCATCCTGGAGAGCCGGCCCGGCGAACTGGTGACCCTCAAGCTCGAGTTCTTCAAGCCCTTCGCCGCCACGAACCAGGCGACCTTCACGCTCGTGCCTTCCGGGACTGGAACCCGGGTGACGTGGAGCATGGAGGGGGAGAACTCGTTGATGGGCAAGGCCATCTCCGCCTTCATGGACATGGACGCGCTGCTGGGGAAGAACTTCGAGGAGGGCCTCGCCAACCTCAACACCGCCGTGCAGTCCGGGACGGAGCAGCCCGCGCAGGGCTCGGCGGCGCGAGCCGCGCCTGCCCTGGCGCTCTGA
- a CDS encoding endonuclease domain-containing protein, which translates to MLLPVHTALLDSLDRHARRRAEGIATLSTLVGPPEQGLAVLTGWIHRKGLSVVVAEGDDARAVVRTWATALARERDLTSDAESFVVLSQPTSPRRELLFRGKTVHERRILLDGLTPPHSGPATWELCRSLLESPSLPSAGAGALPAAVNDAIEQDPLAALQSLLALVPSGSAPALRVRAGPSDFRALRTAASLCATAPALTTVCVLAPESLAEHLRRGESRVLAMLREGLLDLPEATPEIRAATPTSAVAPTLARLQQEGTPEPIMELYAEAARAMTSGRREADDQARSAAERYLKAQLQGRPTTHNLFKPNVRVDVGDHQRPLEVDLLCRELRLAVEIDGYFHFRDAEDFRRDRRKDVALQRAGYWVVRFLADDVVTRLEEILETLDTLIAARRHESSGKETPHGNR; encoded by the coding sequence TTGCTGTTGCCGGTGCACACCGCGCTGCTCGACTCGTTGGACCGGCATGCCCGGCGGCGAGCGGAAGGCATTGCCACGCTGAGCACCCTCGTGGGTCCCCCCGAGCAGGGGCTCGCGGTGCTGACCGGGTGGATCCACCGCAAGGGCCTGAGCGTCGTCGTCGCGGAAGGTGACGACGCGCGCGCGGTGGTCCGCACCTGGGCCACGGCGCTCGCCCGGGAGCGGGACCTGACGTCGGACGCGGAGTCCTTCGTCGTCCTCTCCCAGCCCACGAGCCCCCGGCGCGAGCTGCTCTTCCGGGGCAAGACGGTCCACGAGCGCCGCATCCTCCTGGACGGCCTGACGCCCCCACACTCCGGGCCCGCCACCTGGGAGCTGTGCCGGAGCCTGCTGGAATCCCCTTCCCTGCCCTCCGCCGGAGCCGGAGCCCTCCCCGCCGCGGTGAACGACGCCATCGAGCAGGACCCGCTCGCGGCGCTCCAGTCCCTGCTGGCCCTCGTCCCCTCGGGAAGCGCGCCCGCGCTGCGAGTCCGTGCCGGGCCGTCCGACTTCCGCGCGCTCCGTACCGCCGCGTCACTCTGCGCCACGGCCCCCGCGCTCACCACGGTGTGTGTGCTCGCGCCGGAGTCCCTCGCCGAGCACCTCCGCCGAGGAGAGTCCCGCGTCCTCGCCATGCTGCGAGAAGGCCTGCTGGACCTGCCGGAAGCGACTCCCGAGATACGGGCCGCGACACCGACGAGCGCGGTGGCTCCGACGCTGGCCCGGCTCCAGCAAGAGGGCACGCCGGAGCCCATCATGGAGCTCTACGCGGAGGCGGCCCGCGCCATGACCTCCGGGCGCAGGGAGGCGGACGACCAAGCCCGCAGCGCGGCCGAGCGCTACCTGAAGGCCCAGCTCCAGGGGCGTCCCACCACCCACAACCTCTTCAAGCCCAACGTCCGCGTCGACGTCGGCGACCACCAGCGCCCGTTGGAAGTGGACCTGCTCTGTCGCGAGCTGCGGCTCGCGGTGGAAATCGACGGGTACTTCCACTTCCGCGACGCGGAGGACTTCCGGAGAGATCGCCGCAAGGACGTCGCACTGCAACGCGCGGGCTACTGGGTTGTCCGCTTCCTCGCCGACGACGTCGTCACCCGGCTGGAAGAGATTCTCGAAACCCTCGACACGCTGATTGCCGCCCGGAGGCACGAGTCCTCCGGGAAGGAGACCCCACATGGAAACCGCTGA